A part of Miscanthus floridulus cultivar M001 chromosome 6, ASM1932011v1, whole genome shotgun sequence genomic DNA contains:
- the LOC136461550 gene encoding protein COP1 SUPPRESSOR 2-like gives MDHVDELYTVPDHLKVKKKNSEESSTQWTTGIAEVQLPIEYKLRNIEETEAAKKVLQEKRLASKPKSDSNIPSSYSADYFHRGKEYDEKLRRGRTAFRVFRA, from the exons ATGGACCATGTGGACGAGCTCTACACCGTGCCAGACCACCTCAAG gtgaagaagaagaactcAGAGGAGAGCTCGACACAATGGACCACTGGCATTGCTGAAGTTCAGCTGCCCATTGA GTACAAATTAAGAAATATCGAAGAAACTGAGGCAGCTAAAAAGGTGCTGCAAGAGAAAAGGCTTGCGAGTAAACCAAAATCAGATTCAAACATTCCTTCAAGTTACAGTGCTGATTATTTCCACCGTGGTAAAGAATATGATGAGAAACTGCGAAGAG GTAGAACTGCCTTTAGAGTTTTCAGGGCTTGA